One genomic window of Bactrocera dorsalis isolate Fly_Bdor chromosome 4, ASM2337382v1, whole genome shotgun sequence includes the following:
- the LOC105227372 gene encoding cap-specific mRNA (nucleoside-2'-O-)-methyltransferase 1 isoform X2, whose protein sequence is MERENNFSEENGEPMAKKIKTEWVKSYSDKALLMMTRMGYEKNKGLGKQNQGRLEPIIAVQQDGRKGLGLKDECEVSLESWDNTTEIINLPENYSWITNNASLEITLDDLKDNITLGPPKRTIDDECLYCNSDILNNILKAKSEFDKLNDSELRRARSRSNPFETIRSSIFLNRAAVKMANIDSMCEYMFTNPRYKDGSSMLQNNELLYFADICAAPPSMPSLSRQEKRNVVLSWASSV, encoded by the coding sequence ATGGAAAGGGAAAATAATTTCAGTGAAGAAAATGGCGAGCCAatggcgaaaaaaattaaaacagaatGGGTTAAAAGTTATTCTGATAAGGCTCTGCTTATGATGACTAGAATGGGTTATGAGAAAAACAAAGGTCTCGGGAAGCAAAATCAGGGTCGTCTTGAGCCCATTATAGCAGTTCAACAGGACGGCAGAAAGGGATTGGGTCTAAAAGATGAATGTGAAGTATCTTTGGAATCTTGGGACAACACTACAGAGATAATAAACCTTCCAGAAAATTATTCATGGATTACAAATAATGCGTCGCTCGAAATCACATTGGATGATTTAAAAGATAATATAACTTTAGGTCCTCCTAAACGTACGATTGATGACGAATGTTTATACTGTAATTCagacattttaaataatatattgaaaGCAAAATCTGAATTTGACAAATTAAATGACAGTGAATTAAGAAGAGCACGTTCACGGTCTAATCCATTTGAAACTATACGCAGctccatatttttaaatagagcTGCTGTTAAAATGGCGAATATCGATTCTATGTGCGAATATATGTTCACAAATCCGAGATATAAGGATGGATCATCAATGCTGCAAAATAATGAACTACTATATTTTGCCGATATATGTGCTG